TCGTTGCTTCGAGATCGTTGCCGCCAGACGAACGGCCGAGCGGCGTCTCTCTGACTTCCACAAGCGCCTCGGCTGCGAAGGGCCGCCGAGACCGATCGCCGGCAGCCCAACCGGTGTGCCGTCGAGCTCGCGCGGATCGCCTCCGTTGTTCGACTCCTACGCGATCTCCGCACCACGCCTCGACGACGGAAGGGGCGATGTTGGGGTGCCCCTGATGCCAGCCGTTAATTTCTCGGCAAGACCCATCGCTCCCAATCCAAGGAGCAGGTGCAATGCCTTGCCCCCCCTTGCCACCCCGGGCCGGCGGCCCCATCTACGGCCGCCCCGAGGGGGCCCCGGTCACTCCAGGCGGCACTCGGCGGGCTCGTGGGTATTCGGGTAGCCTCAGCTGTCCCGGCAATTGGGGAGAGCTATTCTCGGGCAACGACCTGTACAAGACGGTTGGGTCTTGTACACTCGAGCCGATAGAAGCGCTCTAGCTTTGGTCGCCGGCGGAATCTCGCTCCGGACGTGCCTAAGCCGTCAGGACGGCGGCCTCTTGGCGTTGGCCGGTCGCTGAAGATCGAAACCGCTTGATGCTCCGGGGAACGTCTCCTACCCGATCCTGGACGTACATTAAAGACGCGCCGACCGGGAACGGCATCGCGCCGCTGTTTACGAAGTGATTACGCGGCCAGCCGGGCGGCGCTGATGAGGCGCCAGCCGTGCGGGAAGGAGCGGTGCTCACGCCCCCCCCGACGGCATGGGCTATGCTACTTGACTTCTACCTTGACGGTCGTATCCTTGGCTCGGTCCGACTTTGGCAGTCTTACTTCGAGCATTCCATCGTTGTAGGATGCCGTTGCCTCAGTCCCCTTCACCTCTGTGGGGAGAGGCACGGTTCGGAGAAATGTTCCATATTGCAACTCGCGCCGATAATAGTTGCAGTCCTCCTGCGGTGCGTGCTTCGTCGACCCCTTAACCGTGACGGCATCATTGGTGATGGTAATGTCCACCTGTTTCGGATCGACGTTGGGCAGCGCCGCCTTGATCACCACCTCATGCGCATTTTCGAACACCTCAACCGGCGGCTGCCACTCCATGTCAGGCCCGACGCTCTCGCGCGTCCACGACGCTGGCACACCATTCAGGAGTCCACCAAGTTGGCGACGCATCTCTTGCAAGTCCTCATCAAAGATCGGCCTTCGCATAAGAATCATATTGTTACCTCCCACGTTCTATGGTTCACACCAGCCCCACCCCCATAGCGAGTGTGGGTGCCGGTGTCGATTTCATGACGCGATACGTTGAATAGGTTCAAGGCTACCGACATTGCGCGCCAAGTAGTCGCGGCCGCGCTCCGTGATCACCGCGTGCCCCAATCCGCTCCGAACTCGCCTCCACGTCGCCAACCCGTAGTCGGCGCAGTAGAGAAGATGGCGTTCCACGACCTCCCGCACAAGGCCAAGATGCTCACCCAGCACGGAGCTGTTCGCGCCGGCTGGCTGATCCCGTAACGCAGTCAATACCAGGTTCCGTTCGTTGTCGATCGCCATGGTCGCCCTCCTCAGGAGTTGCTCTGGTCGCATAGGTTGCGATCGGGTACCTTCTCCTCCGAGGAACCGACCGAGTGCGGGGACATGGCCGTGGACGTAAGGAAGGGGAAGCACTTTTAGTATACGCTTATTTGAGCAGAGAAGCGAAGCCGGCAAGGAGCCTCATCGGTCTAGATCTGGGCGCTTACCTCCGCTGGCGCATGCTTCCACCGCTCCAGCCCATGCCAGGGGGATGCGTCGACGCGCAGCGGGCCTGCACGAAGGTGGCGGGTGATTCTAGAGGCAAGCAAGGCATGCACGACCAGCACCGAGAGATGCCCGGTCTCAAAAGGGAGACGGTAGCATCCGCGGCAGAAGCGAAGGGCGCTGCGAGGAACAGGGGGCCGGTCCCGTGGAGGCGAAAGGGTGCGGGACCGGGGGGTCACCATGGGAACTGGGTTCGCGATCGCAGTTGTCATCGTCGCCTTGCTCCTGGCGTATAACGGGGTCAAGATTGTCCGCGACTACCAGCGCCTGGTGGTGTTCCGCCTCGGCCGCAGCTTCGGCCCAAAGGGTCCAGGAATCGTCTACCTGATCCCGATCGTCGACAAGGCGGTGTGGGTGGACCTCCGGGAGGCGTTCCTCGAGATCCCCGCGCAGACATGCATCACCAAGGATAACGCGCCGATCTCCATTGATTTCCTGATTTACTGGAAGGTGTTCGACCCGCAGCTCACCGTCATCCAGGTAGGCAACTTCGCCGGCGCTGCACAGGGGATCGCCACGACCGGGCTGCGCGCAGTGATCGGCGACCTCAGCCTCGACGACGCCCTGACGAAGCGGGACCGGATCAACCAAGTCATGCGCGCCAAGCTCGACGAGGTCACGGAGCGGTGGGGGGTCAAGGTGACC
This genomic window from bacterium contains:
- a CDS encoding Hsp20/alpha crystallin family protein; translated protein: MILMRRPIFDEDLQEMRRQLGGLLNGVPASWTRESVGPDMEWQPPVEVFENAHEVVIKAALPNVDPKQVDITITNDAVTVKGSTKHAPQEDCNYYRRELQYGTFLRTVPLPTEVKGTEATASYNDGMLEVRLPKSDRAKDTTVKVEVK
- a CDS encoding SPFH domain-containing protein, with the protein product MRDRGVTMGTGFAIAVVIVALLLAYNGVKIVRDYQRLVVFRLGRSFGPKGPGIVYLIPIVDKAVWVDLREAFLEIPAQTCITKDNAPISIDFLIYWKVFDPQLTVIQVGNFAGAAQGIATTGLRAVIGDLSLDDALTKRDRINQVMRAKLDEVTERWGVKVT